In one Pseudomonas sp. MM211 genomic region, the following are encoded:
- a CDS encoding DUF4880 domain-containing protein: protein MSVAAERLPEAIVCAAIEWQMRLRDHAGGEVHEQLQEWLGRDARHRLAWQRLQQMGGLFQASQLPDAAYTIPLLRRAEADLGRRRTLKLLGFGLVAGGATLLVTQTSPTWRADFATATGERRRISLGAAAEVVLNTGSALDVEGQELILRAGEALVEGADWHARCRFATCQGRDASVLLRERDDYSEIRVQRGEVLVSTATGQLRLRVGDGVGVSAAGTTTLGQGSIDPFAWARGLLVVSDIRLADFLAEAGRYRKGWLGCDAAVADLHLSGVFRLDEPEVMLRNITHLLPVRIVERTRWWVRVMPVA, encoded by the coding sequence ATGAGCGTAGCCGCCGAGCGTTTACCTGAGGCCATCGTATGCGCGGCCATTGAATGGCAGATGCGTCTGCGCGATCACGCTGGTGGCGAGGTACATGAGCAACTGCAGGAATGGTTGGGGCGCGATGCGCGTCATCGACTGGCTTGGCAGCGCCTGCAGCAGATGGGTGGGCTATTCCAGGCAAGCCAGCTGCCGGATGCGGCGTACACCATCCCCTTATTGCGCCGTGCCGAAGCCGACCTGGGCCGGCGACGCACGCTGAAGTTACTTGGTTTCGGCCTGGTGGCGGGCGGTGCCACGCTGTTGGTGACGCAGACCTCGCCCACCTGGCGGGCCGACTTCGCCACTGCGACGGGTGAGCGTCGGCGCATCAGCCTGGGCGCGGCTGCCGAGGTGGTGCTCAATACCGGCAGCGCTTTGGATGTAGAGGGGCAGGAGTTGATCCTGCGCGCTGGTGAAGCATTGGTGGAGGGCGCGGACTGGCACGCGCGCTGCCGTTTCGCTACGTGCCAGGGCCGCGATGCCAGCGTGCTGCTGCGCGAGCGTGACGATTACAGTGAGATTCGGGTGCAGCGCGGCGAAGTGCTGGTGTCCACCGCAACCGGCCAGTTGCGGCTGCGGGTTGGCGATGGGGTCGGTGTGTCAGCAGCCGGCACGACCACCCTCGGTCAAGGATCTATAGACCCCTTTGCCTGGGCACGCGGTCTGCTGGTGGTCAGCGACATTCGTCTGGCCGACTTCCTGGCCGAAGCGGGGCGCTATCGAAAGGGGTGGCTGGGCTGCGATGCCGCCGTGGCCGATCTACATCTTTCCGGAGTTTTCCGCCTGGACGAGCCGGAAGTGATGTTGCGCAACATCACCCACCTGCTGCCGGTGAGGATCGTCGAGCGTACGCGCTGGTGGGTACGGGTGATGCCGGTGGCCTGA
- a CDS encoding TonB-dependent siderophore receptor, whose product MATLLSGSGLVARKTTSGYVVLPGKTESSVQLDATSIEAAATQSAFEPAGGYFASNASSATKSDRPILETAQSISVVTAEQIADRKVNRVEDAVAYTAGVRVGGSGLDPRFDTINVRGFETTQSADFLDGLRQAGSGWLALPSIEAYSLERIEVLKGPASVLYGQISPGGMVNRVSKRPSLLAKNQVEVQAGSYDHRQGQFDIGGKLDEEGDVLFRTVGIYRDAEYSIEQMDNNTRLLAPSLSWQIDPDTSLTLLAQYQERQTAASPMLYQDGGHLTNIWQGDEYFDKLEQRKWSIGYEFEHAFNETFSLQQNLRYGQLDTTNQYLDVGPVSVDNILPRSTAGSYEDMSTLSTDTRLVSRFATGNLQHTVVSGVDYAWLDTALVYATGAAPSLDLDAPDYHQPISDPDNILVDRDGLEHRAGMYLQDQIELDRWRLSAGLRRDWVHARSNGDQFGVDVNSKTSNSATTGSLGALYLFDNGLAPYASYATSFLPQSGSDSVGKLFEPSEGEQYEIGLKYQPPGSSTLLTASLYHLTQTNVVTRDPANSSFQVQTGEQVSRGLELEAVSDLSDNLRMTSSYSFNDAEVTKDSDYQGKAPKNVPRHMASLWLDYRLPFGLGVSGGARYTGSTYGNGDNTLKNEAYTLIDAGVHYDFGGGLDGVRLALNARNLTDKRYINCQDSNCYRGEARSVVTSLSYNW is encoded by the coding sequence TTGGCGACGCTGCTCAGCGGCAGTGGCTTGGTCGCCCGCAAGACCACATCGGGGTACGTGGTGCTGCCGGGCAAAACCGAATCCAGTGTGCAGCTCGACGCCACCAGCATCGAAGCCGCAGCGACGCAGAGTGCCTTCGAGCCGGCGGGCGGTTACTTCGCCAGCAACGCCAGCAGTGCGACCAAGAGCGACCGGCCGATCCTGGAAACCGCCCAGAGCATCAGCGTGGTGACGGCCGAGCAGATCGCCGATCGCAAGGTCAACCGGGTCGAGGATGCGGTCGCCTATACGGCAGGCGTGCGAGTTGGCGGCTCGGGCCTGGATCCGCGGTTCGACACCATCAACGTGCGTGGTTTTGAGACCACCCAGTCCGCCGATTTTCTGGATGGTCTGCGTCAGGCTGGCAGTGGTTGGTTAGCCTTGCCTTCCATCGAGGCCTACAGCCTGGAGCGCATCGAGGTGCTCAAAGGCCCGGCATCCGTGCTTTACGGACAGATAAGCCCCGGTGGCATGGTCAATCGGGTGAGCAAGCGGCCTAGCCTGTTGGCGAAAAACCAGGTCGAGGTGCAGGCCGGCAGCTACGACCACCGGCAGGGCCAGTTCGACATCGGCGGCAAGCTGGATGAAGAGGGCGATGTACTTTTCCGCACTGTGGGCATCTATCGTGATGCCGAGTATTCCATCGAGCAGATGGACAACAACACGCGCCTGCTGGCGCCTTCGCTGAGCTGGCAGATCGACCCGGATACCAGCCTGACGCTGCTGGCCCAGTATCAGGAACGGCAGACGGCTGCGTCGCCGATGCTCTATCAGGATGGCGGCCACCTCACCAATATCTGGCAGGGCGACGAGTACTTCGACAAGCTCGAGCAGCGCAAGTGGTCGATCGGCTACGAGTTCGAGCACGCCTTCAACGAGACCTTCAGCCTGCAGCAGAACCTGCGTTACGGTCAGTTGGATACCACCAATCAGTACCTGGATGTTGGGCCGGTTAGCGTCGACAACATTCTTCCTCGCAGCACCGCCGGCAGCTACGAGGATATGTCCACGTTATCCACAGATACTCGTCTGGTGAGCCGTTTCGCCACCGGTAATCTGCAGCACACCGTGGTTAGTGGGGTGGACTACGCCTGGCTCGACACGGCCCTGGTGTATGCCACGGGTGCTGCTCCGTCGCTTGATCTCGATGCGCCTGACTACCATCAGCCGATCTCTGACCCGGACAACATTCTGGTTGATAGGGACGGCCTTGAGCACCGTGCAGGCATGTACCTGCAGGATCAGATCGAGCTCGATCGCTGGCGCCTGTCCGCTGGGCTACGTCGTGACTGGGTGCATGCGCGCTCCAATGGCGACCAGTTCGGCGTAGACGTCAACAGCAAGACCAGCAATTCGGCTACTACCGGATCGCTAGGTGCGCTCTATCTGTTCGACAACGGCCTTGCCCCTTACGCCAGCTATGCGACTTCGTTCCTGCCGCAGAGCGGTTCCGACTCCGTTGGCAAACTGTTCGAGCCGAGCGAGGGCGAACAGTACGAGATTGGCCTCAAGTATCAGCCGCCGGGCAGCAGCACCCTGCTCACGGCCTCGTTGTACCACCTGACACAAACCAACGTGGTGACGCGGGATCCGGCAAACAGCAGCTTTCAGGTTCAGACTGGCGAGCAGGTTTCTCGCGGCCTCGAACTGGAAGCAGTTTCCGACCTGAGCGATAACCTGCGAATGACCTCCAGCTACAGCTTCAACGACGCCGAAGTCACCAAGGACAGTGACTATCAGGGCAAGGCGCCGAAGAACGTGCCGCGTCACATGGCATCACTCTGGCTGGATTACCGTCTGCCGTTCGGACTCGGCGTGTCGGGCGGTGCGCGTTATACCGGCAGCACCTACGGCAACGGCGACAACACCCTGAAGAACGAGGCCTACACCCTGATCGATGCCGGTGTGCACTACGACTTCGGCGGTGGCCTGGATGGCGTGCGCCTCGCCCTCAATGCCCGCAACCTGACCGACAAGCGCTACATCAATTGCCAGGACAGCAATTGCTACCGCGGCGAAGCGCGCAGCGTGGTCACCAGCCTGAGCTACAACTGGTGA
- a CDS encoding alpha/beta hydrolase, with product MIAAGWRRALLSALLLGSLAVAQAEPVALDGTEQWMMKSAEGREYRIMISQPEGDVPYTGGYPVIYLLDGNAYFPALHAAKRAQERLRGSILVAIGYPSDTPLDFERRAFDLSPPQSAERNTPPQGGQDLFLDFIEKRLMPRVAERFKVDQDQRSLVGHSFGGMFGIYTLFTRPALFQHVVAISPSLWWRDRYLLEHEQAFFKRAHAGQLDLIHSSLTLLIGDREAPQGIQDARALQLRLQGLSQYGLRSDFHVEAGEDHTSIVFRVASRVLDELISTRRF from the coding sequence GTGATCGCAGCAGGTTGGCGGCGTGCCTTGCTGAGCGCGCTACTGCTGGGCAGCCTGGCGGTCGCCCAGGCCGAGCCGGTGGCGCTGGACGGTACCGAGCAATGGATGATGAAAAGCGCCGAAGGGCGCGAGTACCGCATCATGATCAGCCAGCCGGAGGGCGATGTGCCGTACACCGGCGGCTACCCGGTGATCTACCTGCTCGACGGCAATGCCTACTTCCCGGCCTTGCATGCCGCCAAGCGTGCTCAGGAGCGGCTGCGCGGGTCGATTCTGGTGGCCATCGGTTACCCGAGCGACACGCCCCTGGACTTCGAGCGCCGCGCGTTCGACCTGTCGCCGCCGCAATCGGCCGAGCGCAACACGCCACCCCAGGGTGGGCAGGATCTGTTTCTCGACTTTATCGAGAAACGCCTGATGCCCAGGGTCGCCGAGCGCTTCAAGGTCGATCAGGATCAGCGCAGCCTGGTCGGCCATTCCTTTGGCGGGATGTTTGGCATCTATACGCTGTTCACCCGCCCCGCCTTGTTCCAGCACGTGGTGGCGATCAGCCCGAGTCTATGGTGGCGTGATCGCTACCTGCTGGAGCATGAGCAGGCTTTCTTCAAACGGGCCCACGCAGGTCAGCTGGATCTTATCCACAGCAGCCTGACGCTGTTGATAGGGGATCGCGAAGCGCCCCAGGGCATTCAGGATGCCCGCGCCCTGCAGCTGCGCCTGCAAGGTCTGTCGCAGTACGGGCTGCGTAGCGATTTCCATGTAGAAGCAGGCGAGGATCACACGTCGATAGTGTTTCGGGTGGCTTCGCGGGTGCTGGACGAGTTGATCAGCACACGGCGGTTTTGA
- a CDS encoding PhoX family protein, protein MHDDQLTDLERLTLSRRRFIGAGALTGAALFLGGGLLGRSVLADSISATVGSPLLGFNNIAASAADTITLPPGYSFSTLISWGQPLHASGPAFKGDGSNTAAEQLQQFGDNTDGMSFFPWPGDADRALMAINNEYVNYRYLLVHGGLPKSAEDVRKAQNAEGVTVIEVRRGASGWAFVQGSPYNRRVHGNLPMDVSGPARGHELLKTAADPAGIEVLGTFQNCSSGQTPWGTYLTCEENFSDCFGSSDAGLQFTADQKRFSVLHASAENEWHHFDPRFDVAKTPNELNRHGWIVEIDPFDPQAKPIKRTALGRFKHENAALTTTRDGRVVVYMGDDERGEFIYKFITRDRLDRGNAKANRHLLDHGTLYVARFDEGNGNADHPKGRGRWIELTAGKNGLSAEKGFASQADVVIRARQAGTQVGATRMDRPEWITVSPQDGQVYCTLTNNSKRGEEGQPVGGPNPRANNLYGQILRWREHGDDAAAADFEWDLFVVAGNPVVHAGTAQAGSHAINADNMFNSPDGVGFDGGGRLWIQTDGKYSNKGDYAGMGNNQMLCADPKTGEIRRFMVGPVGCEVTGLAFSPDYKTMFVGIQHPGEEGGSTFPDHRPGVYPRSSVMVISRDDGGVIGA, encoded by the coding sequence ATGCATGACGATCAATTGACTGACCTTGAACGTTTGACCCTTTCCCGACGCCGTTTCATCGGCGCAGGCGCGCTGACTGGCGCCGCATTGTTTCTCGGTGGTGGTCTGCTGGGCCGTAGCGTGTTGGCCGACTCGATCAGTGCAACGGTCGGCAGCCCGCTGCTCGGCTTCAACAACATTGCTGCGTCCGCGGCCGATACCATCACCTTGCCGCCCGGTTATTCGTTCAGCACATTGATCAGTTGGGGCCAGCCGCTGCATGCCAGTGGCCCGGCGTTCAAGGGCGATGGCAGCAACACTGCAGCCGAGCAACTGCAGCAGTTCGGTGACAACACCGATGGCATGAGTTTCTTTCCCTGGCCGGGCGACGCGGATCGCGCGTTGATGGCCATCAACAATGAATACGTCAATTACCGCTACCTGCTGGTTCACGGCGGTTTGCCGAAATCCGCCGAGGACGTGCGCAAGGCGCAGAATGCCGAGGGCGTGACGGTGATCGAAGTGCGTCGCGGTGCCAGTGGCTGGGCGTTCGTTCAGGGCTCGCCTTACAACCGCCGGGTGCATGGCAACCTGCCGATGGACGTCAGCGGCCCGGCACGTGGCCACGAGCTGCTCAAGACCGCCGCCGACCCGGCTGGCATCGAGGTTCTCGGTACCTTCCAGAACTGTTCCAGCGGCCAGACCCCCTGGGGCACCTACCTGACCTGTGAAGAGAACTTCAGCGACTGCTTCGGCAGCAGCGATGCAGGCCTGCAGTTCACTGCCGATCAGAAGCGCTTCAGCGTGCTGCATGCCAGCGCGGAAAACGAATGGCACCACTTCGATCCGCGTTTCGATGTGGCGAAGACGCCCAACGAGTTGAACCGCCATGGCTGGATCGTCGAAATCGATCCGTTCGACCCGCAAGCCAAACCGATCAAGCGCACCGCCCTTGGCCGTTTCAAGCATGAGAACGCTGCTCTGACGACCACCCGCGATGGTCGCGTGGTGGTCTACATGGGCGACGACGAGCGTGGTGAGTTCATCTACAAATTCATCACCCGTGATCGCCTCGATCGCGGTAATGCCAAGGCCAATCGTCATCTACTCGACCATGGCACGCTGTATGTGGCGCGTTTCGACGAAGGTAACGGCAATGCCGATCATCCCAAAGGTCGTGGCCGCTGGATCGAGCTGACGGCGGGCAAGAACGGCCTGAGCGCCGAGAAGGGCTTCGCCAGCCAGGCCGACGTGGTGATTCGTGCACGTCAGGCGGGTACTCAGGTCGGCGCCACGCGGATGGATCGCCCGGAGTGGATCACCGTCAGCCCGCAGGACGGCCAGGTCTACTGCACCCTGACCAACAACAGCAAGCGTGGCGAGGAGGGTCAGCCGGTCGGCGGTCCGAACCCGCGAGCCAACAACCTGTACGGGCAGATCCTGCGCTGGCGCGAGCACGGTGACGATGCGGCCGCGGCGGATTTCGAATGGGATCTGTTCGTGGTCGCCGGCAACCCCGTTGTGCATGCCGGTACGGCTCAGGCTGGTAGCCATGCGATCAATGCCGACAACATGTTCAATAGCCCGGATGGTGTCGGCTTTGACGGCGGCGGTCGCCTTTGGATCCAGACTGACGGCAAGTACAGCAACAAGGGTGACTACGCCGGCATGGGCAACAACCAGATGCTTTGTGCCGACCCCAAAACAGGCGAGATCCGCCGTTTCATGGTTGGCCCGGTGGGCTGCGAGGTGACAGGGCTGGCCTTTTCGCCGGACTACAAAACCATGTTCGTGGGCATTCAGCATCCCGGTGAAGAGGGCGGCTCGACCTTCCCGGATCATCGTCCCGGTGTCTATCCACGCTCCTCGGTGATGGTCATCAGCCGTGACGATGGCGGCGTGATCGGCGCCTGA
- a CDS encoding TadE/TadG family type IV pilus assembly protein, with the protein MKRSKRKTQQGAVAIEFAMLFGVFFVVVYGIIAYSIPMLLMLTFKQVSADAARATLQVDPGNAAYTQLLSREVTRVVERSWLPDSWLGGNCPPPEQDAAGFSWTSLPGQNGHPSYGNIALDARDPSAPRYVLHVCLQRLYNHEGASDQRAIVPTLRLLGISIPSLPEEGGNVVIRGATTVTL; encoded by the coding sequence GTGAAACGCAGCAAACGAAAAACCCAGCAAGGCGCCGTGGCCATCGAATTCGCCATGCTGTTCGGCGTGTTTTTCGTGGTGGTCTACGGGATCATCGCCTACAGCATTCCCATGCTGCTGATGCTGACCTTCAAGCAGGTCAGCGCCGATGCCGCCCGCGCCACCCTGCAGGTCGACCCCGGCAACGCCGCCTACACCCAGTTGCTCAGCCGGGAAGTCACCCGTGTGGTGGAACGCAGCTGGCTGCCGGACAGCTGGCTGGGTGGCAACTGCCCACCACCGGAGCAGGATGCCGCCGGTTTCAGCTGGACCAGCCTGCCCGGCCAGAATGGCCACCCCTCGTATGGCAATATCGCCCTCGATGCCCGCGACCCCAGCGCACCACGCTACGTGCTGCACGTGTGCCTGCAACGCCTCTACAACCACGAGGGCGCCAGCGATCAGAGGGCCATCGTGCCTACCCTGAGGTTGCTCGGTATCAGTATTCCCAGCCTCCCGGAGGAAGGCGGCAATGTGGTGATACGCGGCGCCACGACGGTTACCCTCTAA